Proteins encoded in a region of the Roseateles sp. SL47 genome:
- a CDS encoding HlyD family secretion protein, producing MPTAYPPSTAAPTDAAASAGAAAPAPASPPPPAAPGPTPPPKYLKASTTAIVLMLVVMAVGITLILRAWELGPFNSSVETTDNAYVRGAVTVLSPQVNGYVVEVLVKDFEEVRAGQPLVRIDDRLYVAAVDLAQAQRANAAAQLENFAQTQAQNQATLSASRATLTSAQGELARADAELARVEDLAKRGSVSLNERDRVRSSHRLAQANVEKARADIRIGEERVKATSVSRSSLKAQVEAADAQLAQARINLSNTVVRAPATGQVSEVSVRLGQYVTAGSQLLFLVPRQLWVVANFKETQTGRMEVGQPVQFRADALKGVRFTGHVQQLAPATGSEFSVLKADNATGNFTKVVQRLPVRIALDPGQAMASRLRPGMSVVVSVDTAASGAASGATSGASVGAASEAAGGTTTPVGPASEVSR from the coding sequence ATGCCCACTGCATACCCGCCCTCTACCGCTGCCCCTACCGATGCCGCAGCCTCTGCCGGTGCCGCTGCACCTGCACCTGCATCTCCGCCCCCGCCCGCTGCGCCGGGGCCCACTCCGCCACCGAAGTATCTGAAGGCCTCCACCACCGCCATCGTGCTGATGCTGGTGGTGATGGCCGTGGGCATCACACTCATCCTCCGGGCCTGGGAACTCGGGCCGTTCAACAGCAGCGTGGAAACCACCGACAACGCCTATGTGCGGGGCGCCGTGACCGTGCTGTCGCCGCAGGTGAACGGCTACGTGGTCGAGGTGCTGGTGAAGGACTTTGAAGAGGTGCGGGCCGGCCAGCCGCTGGTGCGCATCGACGACCGGCTGTACGTCGCCGCCGTGGACCTGGCCCAGGCCCAACGAGCCAATGCAGCGGCGCAGTTGGAAAACTTTGCACAGACCCAGGCGCAGAACCAGGCCACCCTGTCTGCTTCACGTGCCACGCTGACGTCCGCCCAGGGCGAGCTCGCACGGGCGGACGCAGAGCTGGCGCGGGTGGAAGATCTGGCGAAGCGGGGCTCCGTGTCACTCAACGAGCGCGACCGTGTGCGCAGCAGCCATCGGCTGGCACAAGCCAATGTGGAGAAGGCCCGCGCGGACATTCGCATTGGCGAGGAACGGGTCAAGGCAACGTCTGTGAGCCGCTCCAGTCTCAAGGCGCAAGTGGAAGCCGCCGACGCACAACTGGCGCAGGCCCGCATCAATCTGTCCAACACGGTGGTGCGGGCGCCAGCGACCGGGCAGGTCAGTGAGGTGTCGGTGCGCTTGGGGCAGTACGTCACGGCAGGGTCCCAGTTGTTGTTCCTCGTCCCTCGGCAGCTGTGGGTGGTGGCGAATTTCAAGGAGACCCAGACCGGAAGGATGGAAGTGGGGCAGCCGGTGCAGTTCCGCGCCGATGCCTTGAAGGGCGTTCGTTTCACCGGGCATGTCCAGCAGCTGGCCCCTGCGACCGGCTCGGAGTTCAGCGTGCTCAAGGCGGACAACGCGACGGGCAATTTCACGAAAGTGGTGCAGCGGCTGCCGGTGCGCATTGCCCTGGATCCGGGCCAGGCGATGGCCTCACGGCTGCGGCCGGGCATGTCGGTGGTGGTGAGTGTGGATACAGCTGCGAGTGGAGCGGCAAGTGGAGCGACGAGTGGAGCTTCGGTTGGAGCAGCCAGTGAGGCTGCGGGCGGAACAACAACGCCGGTGGGTCCCGCATCGGAGGTGTCGCGATGA
- a CDS encoding MFS transporter, translated as MPPSPAPPFSASAQQQQQQQQQQQQPQPLPAAPPLLKPIPDWQEHEKPSMPGSPSMPWHPPWRRAAYALVAVLVGITGALGSGLVTANLPLLQGQLGLTPSEGAWLSAAYVMVNVTANLLVFKCRQQFGMRWFAEVGLGIYAMLALLHLAVGGFATTLMVRAASGLAGAACSTLCLLYMLQSMPRTHTGKMLVIGVGIGQLAAPLAWVVSPALLNQGAGSWHNLYLFETGLALCSFAAVVMLKLPPGMQTRVFEKLDFLTFGLMAPAVAMVVAVLVQGYLHWWLDTPWLAWLLVAALVLVTVAVLIEHHRLNPLIQTRWFANDATLRFVLGALILRFLTTEQSVGAVNFLRAQGMGPDQLQPLFAVVLAGMVIGMLGCSITFTPKTLLPQILVSIVLFAVAGLMDHHRTSLDRPQDFYLSQFLLSVGAGMFMGPLMLIGIGQALKNGPAYMVTFSVMFSVTQTLGGLMGSALLNTYQLHREHEFSASLVATLDRTDPLVSQRIAAQGAALSGVIGDPTLRAAQGAAQLAQVARRESNVRAYNDVFMFSAVTAIAFLLWLMALLGRTAWAQRREAARTAAGRGTRPPPGPVEVPPSSTAPPSSAVTVQS; from the coding sequence GTGCCCCCGTCACCTGCGCCCCCCTTCTCGGCTTCCGCTCAGCAGCAGCAGCAGCAGCAGCAGCAGCAGCAGCAGCCGCAGCCCTTGCCGGCTGCGCCACCGCTGCTCAAGCCGATTCCGGATTGGCAGGAGCATGAAAAACCCAGCATGCCGGGCTCGCCTTCCATGCCCTGGCATCCGCCGTGGCGTCGGGCCGCCTATGCGCTGGTGGCCGTGTTGGTGGGCATCACCGGTGCACTGGGCAGCGGCCTGGTCACCGCCAACCTGCCGCTGCTGCAGGGACAGTTGGGGCTGACCCCAAGCGAGGGCGCATGGCTGTCCGCCGCGTATGTGATGGTGAACGTGACGGCCAACCTGCTGGTCTTCAAATGTCGGCAGCAGTTCGGCATGCGCTGGTTCGCCGAGGTGGGGCTGGGCATCTACGCCATGCTGGCCCTGCTGCATCTGGCGGTGGGAGGGTTTGCCACCACTTTGATGGTGCGCGCCGCCAGCGGCCTGGCCGGAGCTGCCTGCAGCACCTTGTGCCTGCTCTACATGCTGCAAAGCATGCCACGCACCCACACCGGCAAGATGCTGGTGATCGGCGTCGGCATCGGGCAATTGGCAGCGCCGTTGGCCTGGGTGGTGTCGCCGGCCTTGCTGAACCAGGGGGCCGGCTCGTGGCACAACCTCTATCTCTTTGAAACCGGGCTGGCGCTGTGCAGCTTCGCAGCGGTGGTGATGCTCAAGTTGCCACCGGGTATGCAAACCCGGGTCTTCGAGAAACTCGACTTCCTCACCTTCGGCCTGATGGCCCCGGCCGTGGCCATGGTGGTGGCGGTGCTGGTGCAAGGTTATTTGCACTGGTGGCTGGACACGCCGTGGCTGGCCTGGTTGCTGGTGGCGGCTCTGGTGCTGGTGACGGTGGCGGTGCTGATCGAGCATCACCGATTGAATCCATTGATCCAGACCCGATGGTTCGCCAACGACGCCACGCTGCGTTTTGTGCTGGGCGCACTCATCCTGCGTTTTCTGACGACGGAACAATCGGTGGGCGCCGTGAACTTCCTGCGCGCACAGGGCATGGGGCCGGACCAGTTGCAACCGCTGTTTGCCGTGGTGCTGGCCGGCATGGTGATCGGCATGCTGGGCTGCTCCATCACCTTCACACCCAAGACGCTGCTCCCGCAGATCCTGGTGTCCATCGTGCTGTTTGCGGTGGCTGGGCTGATGGACCATCACCGCACCAGCCTGGACCGGCCGCAGGACTTCTATCTGAGCCAGTTCCTGCTGTCCGTGGGGGCCGGGATGTTCATGGGGCCGTTGATGCTGATTGGCATTGGCCAGGCGCTCAAGAATGGGCCGGCGTACATGGTGACCTTCTCGGTGATGTTCTCGGTCACCCAGACCCTGGGCGGGTTGATGGGGTCGGCGCTGCTGAACACCTATCAGCTGCATCGGGAACATGAATTCTCAGCCTCGCTGGTCGCCACGCTGGACCGCACAGACCCGCTGGTGTCACAACGCATCGCGGCCCAGGGAGCGGCGCTTTCCGGAGTGATAGGCGACCCGACGCTGCGCGCCGCGCAAGGCGCCGCACAGTTGGCCCAGGTGGCACGGCGGGAGTCGAATGTCCGCGCCTACAACGATGTGTTCATGTTCAGCGCAGTGACCGCCATTGCCTTCCTGTTGTGGCTGATGGCCTTGCTGGGCCGCACCGCCTGGGCCCAACGGCGCGAAGCCGCACGGACGGCCGCTGGCCGCGGGACCCGGCCGCCGCCGGGGCCGGTGGAGGTGCCTCCATCCTCCACCGCACCACCGTCTTCCGCCGTGACTGTCCAGAGCTGA
- a CDS encoding bifunctional hydroxymethylpyrimidine kinase/phosphomethylpyrimidine kinase → MIRVPHPCLPSPWSPAVDPWQEVLPAWTEAAEPPVIWSVAGTDSGGGAGLAADTRAAAAMGVHLCTVVAAVTAQNSLGVQGVYPVEAATLRGQLQALRADLPARVIKTGLLASATAVDVLLAQRGDALLVVDPVLGATAGGAAFCDDALLAAYRHQVLPQATLVTPNRREAERLLGVHPGQCTVPELACRLRRLGAQAVCITGGDDLSAGTALALDWLDSPLATGWMALPRLAPVPGHPLHHHGSGCTFATAAAAALARGFPLPDAVVLAKMLTWTALRHGHAAGAGAGPLRPCASFVSDAAAMPVMSQADEAVLTEALLAQWARALRPNAAEEATEDAAAVSFARGLYAITDDPGQTAVYAQSGAFAHVQLRIKQVRVAGGRKGPGGLSDADADADADVDVDVDADADGDANANANANANDRDRDRDRDGSTNEAQLRQSIRQAISAVHGTSATLWINDHWRLALEEGATALHLGQEDWAALTSSERLQLLTALRHHQLRLGLSSHSLWELCRARALRPSYIACGPLWPTTTKDMPWQPQGLAQLAWWARMAGRPVVGIGGLLEEAQVQAAWRAGASAVCLVRAAAQWLPPAGGHSP, encoded by the coding sequence ATGATCCGGGTGCCTCATCCCTGTCTGCCCTCCCCGTGGTCGCCCGCCGTGGACCCTTGGCAGGAGGTGTTGCCCGCCTGGACGGAGGCGGCCGAGCCACCGGTGATCTGGAGTGTGGCCGGCACCGATAGCGGCGGCGGCGCCGGGCTCGCCGCAGACACGCGCGCAGCCGCTGCGATGGGTGTGCATCTGTGCACGGTGGTGGCCGCCGTCACGGCGCAGAACTCGTTGGGGGTGCAGGGGGTGTATCCCGTGGAGGCCGCCACCTTGCGCGGCCAGTTGCAGGCCCTGCGCGCTGACCTGCCCGCCCGGGTGATCAAGACCGGCTTGCTCGCCAGCGCCACTGCGGTGGACGTGCTGCTGGCGCAGCGGGGCGATGCGCTGCTGGTGGTGGACCCGGTGCTGGGCGCCACGGCGGGTGGTGCCGCCTTTTGCGATGACGCCTTGCTGGCGGCCTATCGCCATCAAGTACTGCCACAAGCCACGCTGGTGACACCAAACCGACGGGAGGCAGAGCGACTGTTGGGCGTTCATCCCGGGCAATGCACCGTGCCGGAGCTGGCCTGCCGGCTGCGCCGCTTGGGCGCTCAGGCGGTCTGCATCACCGGCGGCGACGATCTGTCCGCCGGAACGGCGCTGGCCCTTGATTGGCTGGATTCGCCGTTGGCCACGGGCTGGATGGCACTGCCGCGTCTGGCGCCTGTGCCAGGGCATCCGCTGCATCACCACGGCTCCGGCTGTACCTTCGCGACGGCTGCTGCGGCTGCGCTGGCGCGGGGGTTCCCGCTGCCGGATGCCGTGGTGCTGGCCAAGATGCTCACCTGGACCGCCCTGCGCCATGGCCATGCCGCCGGGGCAGGTGCAGGCCCGCTGCGGCCTTGCGCGTCATTTGTGTCGGACGCGGCGGCGATGCCCGTCATGTCCCAGGCGGATGAAGCGGTGCTGACCGAAGCACTGCTGGCACAGTGGGCCCGGGCGTTGCGGCCAAACGCTGCAGAGGAAGCAACCGAGGACGCTGCAGCCGTCAGCTTCGCTCGCGGGCTGTATGCCATCACCGACGATCCCGGCCAGACCGCGGTCTATGCCCAATCCGGTGCATTTGCTCATGTGCAGCTGCGCATCAAACAGGTGCGCGTGGCCGGTGGCCGCAAGGGGCCAGGCGGTCTCTCCGATGCAGATGCAGATGCAGATGCAGACGTAGACGTAGACGTAGATGCAGACGCGGATGGAGATGCCAATGCCAATGCCAATGCCAATGCCAACGACAGAGACAGAGACAGAGACAGAGACGGCAGTACCAATGAGGCTCAGCTTCGCCAAAGCATCCGTCAGGCCATCAGCGCGGTCCATGGCACCTCGGCCACGCTGTGGATCAACGACCACTGGCGCCTGGCGCTGGAGGAAGGCGCCACCGCCTTGCACCTGGGCCAGGAGGATTGGGCAGCGCTCACATCGAGCGAACGTCTGCAACTGCTGACCGCTCTGCGCCATCACCAACTGAGGCTGGGCCTGTCCAGCCACAGTCTGTGGGAACTGTGCCGTGCCCGGGCGTTGCGCCCCAGCTACATCGCCTGTGGTCCGCTGTGGCCCACAACGACCAAGGACATGCCGTGGCAACCCCAGGGCCTGGCCCAGTTGGCCTGGTGGGCCCGCATGGCGGGCCGGCCGGTGGTGGGCATCGGCGGGCTTCTGGAGGAGGCGCAGGTGCAGGCCGCCTGGCGCGCCGGGGCATCTGCGGTCTGCCTGGTCCGTGCAGCGGCGCAATGGCTGCCACCCGCTGGCGGACACAGCCCATAG
- a CDS encoding thiazole synthase yields MYPSRPDPLVIGDTTLNSRFFLGTAGYPSPQVLRDAIQASGSEVITVGLKRTLQGDNGALAHALADARARGARLLPNTAGCRSAREAVALAHMARELYETPWIKLEVVGDDHTLQPDPIELLVAARELVRDGFVVFPYCTEDLVMGRRLLDAGCPLLMPWGAPIGSGQGLLHLAGLRTLRERLPDTVLVVDAGIGAPSQAAQAMELGYDAVLLNSAVAQAREPVAMAGAFRDAVQAGRNAWCAGLMAPQSMAVASTPVSGHAFLLGEA; encoded by the coding sequence ATGTATCCATCCCGACCCGACCCGCTGGTGATCGGTGACACCACGCTGAACAGCCGCTTTTTTCTGGGCACGGCCGGCTACCCCAGCCCGCAGGTGCTGCGCGATGCGATCCAGGCTTCCGGGAGCGAGGTGATCACCGTCGGCCTCAAGCGCACACTGCAAGGCGACAACGGCGCCTTGGCGCACGCCCTGGCCGATGCCCGCGCACGCGGCGCACGGTTGCTGCCCAACACCGCTGGCTGCCGCAGTGCACGGGAAGCCGTGGCCCTGGCGCACATGGCCCGCGAGCTGTACGAGACACCATGGATCAAGCTGGAAGTGGTCGGTGATGACCACACGCTGCAGCCCGACCCCATTGAACTGCTGGTGGCTGCCCGCGAGCTGGTGCGGGACGGATTTGTCGTGTTTCCCTACTGCACCGAAGACCTGGTGATGGGCCGTCGGTTGCTGGATGCCGGCTGCCCGTTGTTGATGCCCTGGGGGGCGCCCATCGGTTCCGGCCAGGGCCTGCTGCATCTGGCAGGGCTGCGCACCTTGCGCGAGCGCCTGCCCGACACCGTGCTGGTGGTGGATGCCGGCATCGGCGCCCCGTCCCAGGCCGCCCAGGCCATGGAGCTGGGATATGACGCGGTGCTGCTCAACAGCGCGGTGGCACAGGCGCGGGAGCCGGTCGCCATGGCCGGCGCGTTCCGCGACGCTGTTCAGGCCGGCCGGAACGCCTGGTGTGCGGGTCTGATGGCGCCGCAATCCATGGCCGTGGCCAGCACACCGGTGAGTGGCCACGCCTTCCTGCTGGGGGAGGCCTGA
- the thiS gene encoding sulfur carrier protein ThiS codes for MTSSTITIRLDDRPLQLPAGSTLFDVLAREAMPPTSVATALNGRFVPRAARADTPLCDGDQVLLFQPIVGG; via the coding sequence ATGACCTCTTCCACCATCACCATCCGCCTGGACGACCGGCCCTTGCAGTTGCCCGCAGGCAGCACCCTGTTTGATGTCCTCGCGCGGGAGGCCATGCCGCCGACCAGCGTGGCCACCGCACTCAACGGCCGCTTTGTGCCCCGCGCCGCGCGCGCCGACACACCGCTCTGCGACGGTGACCAGGTGCTGCTCTTTCAACCCATCGTGGGAGGCTGA
- a CDS encoding FAD-dependent oxidoreductase produces the protein MARIAIAGAGLAGRLFAWALARAGHAVTVVDAAAGPFTRFDATGPAAFSAAGMLSPLAEQEQGGPQVAAWGWRSLQLWQGIVAALAPAAVPFRREGSLLLAHRGDLGTAQRVLAVVPGAQRLEEARLQALEPALAPGLQGWLLADEGLIAPVAAMEALYEATVNVTTAPLSQPVVWCWNSPAAAVRPGVVELENGACLHADWAIDTRGLGAAPALPVRGVRGEIVTLSLPSHGLARPVRLLHPRHRVYLVPRTPDEVAVGASEIESEDRSPVSLRSAVELMAAAHSVLPALAEARIVRLDRHLRPALPDNLPRAECEPGLLRLNGLYRHGWLLAPALVEQLLDEAGLAQVAQVAQVAHGAQVAQVAHGAQVANTAHLANAAPFAGLAGLGGITGLATLIKSTESLGSSPSSSPLFPEPSP, from the coding sequence ATGGCCAGGATCGCGATCGCAGGGGCCGGCCTGGCCGGCCGCCTCTTCGCCTGGGCGCTGGCGCGTGCCGGTCATGCGGTGACGGTGGTGGACGCGGCCGCCGGGCCGTTCACCCGCTTTGACGCCACCGGGCCGGCGGCCTTCAGTGCGGCCGGCATGCTCAGCCCGCTGGCGGAGCAGGAACAGGGCGGCCCGCAGGTAGCCGCCTGGGGATGGCGCTCGCTGCAGCTGTGGCAGGGGATCGTCGCGGCGCTGGCGCCGGCTGCAGTACCCTTCCGGCGCGAAGGCAGCCTGCTGCTGGCACATCGGGGTGACCTGGGCACTGCGCAACGCGTGCTGGCGGTGGTTCCAGGGGCGCAACGGCTGGAGGAGGCGCGGTTGCAGGCGCTCGAACCGGCACTGGCGCCGGGCCTGCAGGGCTGGTTGCTGGCGGACGAGGGCCTGATTGCTCCGGTGGCGGCGATGGAGGCGCTGTATGAGGCGACGGTGAACGTGACGACGGCTCCCCTGTCGCAGCCCGTGGTGTGGTGCTGGAACAGCCCCGCTGCCGCCGTACGGCCTGGCGTGGTCGAGCTGGAAAACGGAGCCTGTCTGCATGCCGACTGGGCCATCGACACCCGCGGGCTGGGCGCCGCCCCTGCGCTGCCGGTGCGCGGTGTGCGGGGCGAAATCGTCACCCTGTCGCTACCGTCGCATGGGTTGGCGCGGCCCGTGCGCCTGCTGCATCCGCGCCATCGGGTCTACCTCGTGCCTCGCACGCCGGACGAGGTGGCGGTGGGCGCCAGCGAAATCGAGAGTGAAGATCGCAGCCCCGTGTCCTTGCGATCCGCCGTGGAGCTGATGGCTGCCGCACACAGCGTGCTGCCGGCGCTGGCGGAAGCCCGCATCGTGCGGCTGGACCGTCATCTGCGACCGGCCTTGCCGGACAACCTGCCACGCGCCGAATGCGAGCCGGGTCTGCTGCGACTCAATGGGCTGTATCGCCATGGGTGGCTGCTGGCGCCCGCGCTGGTGGAGCAATTGCTCGATGAGGCCGGATTGGCGCAGGTGGCGCAGGTGGCGCAGGTGGCGCACGGGGCGCAGGTGGCGCAGGTGGCGCACGGGGCGCAAGTGGCGAATACGGCGCACTTGGCGAATGCCGCGCCATTTGCTGGGCTTGCTGGGCTTGGGGGGATCACAGGCCTGGCCACTCTCATCAAGTCCACTGAGTCGTTGGGCAGCTCACCGTCATCGTCCCCTCTCTTTCCCGAACCCTCCCCATGA
- the thiC gene encoding phosphomethylpyrimidine synthase ThiC: MSHPPSSSSLAALHPQSDPAPQPPAEPSLPDVHQRLAASRAPLPASSKTYEPGVLHPQLRVPLRDIQLTNGERIAVYDTSGPYTDPAQATDVRQGLPTPRTAWIEARADTEPYTGRPIQLFDDGLREAAQQHALRAQTDALTRTPRRARSGGNVTQMHYARRGIITAEMEYVALRENGRRAWMKEYRADAEREDRLRGQGLGASIPGFITPEFVRDEIARGRAILPANINHPELEPMIIGRNFLVKVNANIGNSAVSSGIEEEVEKLVWATRWGADTVMDLSTGRNIHTTRDWILRNSPVPIGTVPIYQALEKVGGVAEDLTWELFRDTLIEQAEQGVDYFTIHAGVRLPFVPMTVKRRTGIVSRGGSILAKWCIAHHRENFLYTHFEDICEIMKAYDVSFSLGDGLRPGSLADANDEAQFAELRTLGELTKIAWKHDVQTMIEGPGHVPMHMIQANMTEQLKHCDEAPFYTLGPLTTDIAPGYDHITSGIGAAMIGWFGCAMLCYVTPKEHLGLPDRDDVKQGLMAYRIAAHAADIAKGHPAARARDDALSKARFEFRWEDQFNLGLDPETAREFHDETLPKDSAKVAHFCSMCGPKFCSMKITQDVRDYSARLAADEPGQGELAGHLDRGPAGADAANASDATDAAAAARDGMKAKSAEFRAAGSELYIPIQPA; the protein is encoded by the coding sequence ATGTCGCACCCCCCGTCCTCGTCGTCCCTGGCCGCGCTGCACCCGCAGTCCGACCCCGCTCCACAACCGCCTGCAGAGCCGTCCCTGCCGGATGTCCACCAGCGCCTGGCCGCCAGCCGTGCGCCGCTGCCGGCGTCCAGCAAGACGTATGAGCCGGGTGTGCTGCATCCGCAACTGCGGGTGCCACTGCGTGACATTCAGTTGACCAACGGCGAGCGCATCGCGGTCTATGACACCTCGGGGCCCTACACCGACCCGGCCCAGGCCACCGACGTGCGCCAGGGCCTGCCGACGCCACGCACGGCCTGGATCGAGGCTCGGGCAGACACCGAGCCCTACACCGGCCGGCCCATCCAACTGTTTGATGACGGCCTGCGCGAAGCCGCGCAGCAGCACGCGTTGCGAGCGCAGACCGACGCGCTGACCCGCACGCCGCGGCGCGCTCGCAGCGGTGGCAACGTCACCCAGATGCACTATGCGCGGCGCGGCATCATCACCGCCGAGATGGAGTACGTGGCCCTCCGCGAAAACGGCCGCCGCGCCTGGATGAAGGAATACCGCGCCGACGCCGAGCGCGAAGACCGCCTGCGCGGTCAGGGCCTGGGTGCCAGCATCCCGGGCTTCATCACCCCGGAATTCGTGCGCGACGAAATTGCCCGGGGCCGCGCCATCCTGCCGGCCAACATCAACCATCCGGAGCTGGAGCCGATGATCATCGGCCGCAACTTCCTGGTGAAGGTCAATGCCAACATCGGCAACTCGGCCGTGAGCTCGGGCATTGAGGAAGAGGTCGAAAAACTGGTCTGGGCCACCCGCTGGGGTGCGGACACCGTCATGGACCTCTCCACCGGCCGCAACATCCACACCACCCGCGACTGGATCCTCCGCAACAGCCCCGTTCCCATCGGCACCGTGCCCATCTACCAGGCGCTGGAGAAGGTGGGCGGCGTCGCCGAGGACCTGACCTGGGAACTCTTCCGGGACACGCTGATCGAGCAGGCGGAGCAAGGGGTGGACTACTTCACCATCCATGCCGGCGTGCGGCTTCCGTTTGTGCCCATGACGGTGAAACGCCGCACCGGCATCGTCTCCCGGGGCGGCTCCATCCTGGCCAAGTGGTGCATTGCGCATCACCGCGAGAACTTCCTCTACACGCACTTCGAAGACATCTGCGAGATCATGAAGGCCTACGACGTCAGCTTCTCGCTGGGCGACGGCCTGCGTCCGGGCTCGCTCGCCGATGCCAATGACGAAGCCCAGTTTGCCGAGCTGCGCACCTTGGGCGAGCTGACCAAGATCGCCTGGAAGCACGATGTGCAGACCATGATCGAAGGCCCCGGCCATGTGCCGATGCACATGATCCAGGCCAACATGACCGAGCAGCTCAAGCACTGCGATGAAGCGCCGTTCTACACCCTGGGCCCGCTGACCACCGACATCGCCCCGGGCTACGACCACATCACCAGCGGCATCGGTGCGGCCATGATCGGCTGGTTCGGCTGCGCCATGCTCTGCTACGTGACCCCCAAGGAACACCTGGGCCTGCCCGACCGGGACGACGTCAAGCAGGGCCTCATGGCCTATCGCATCGCGGCCCATGCGGCGGACATTGCCAAGGGCCACCCGGCGGCACGCGCCCGCGATGACGCCTTGTCGAAAGCGCGGTTCGAGTTCCGTTGGGAAGACCAGTTCAACCTCGGACTCGACCCGGAAACCGCGCGGGAATTCCACGACGAGACGCTACCGAAGGACAGTGCCAAGGTGGCGCATTTCTGCTCGATGTGCGGGCCGAAGTTCTGCTCGATGAAGATCACCCAGGACGTCCGGGATTACAGCGCGCGTCTGGCGGCCGACGAACCGGGGCAGGGGGAACTGGCAGGCCACCTTGACCGGGGGCCCGCTGGCGCCGATGCTGCCAATGCATCCGATGCAACCGATGCAGCGGCTGCGGCCAGAGACGGCATGAAGGCCAAGAGCGCGGAATTCCGCGCCGCTGGCAGCGAGCTGTACATCCCCATCCAGCCGGCCTGA
- a CDS encoding energy transducer TonB — MFSRSRRVVGPICLSVCLMLAGGSVHAQSTGASAPGAAGAAAADPKAQPLSDVERAKRDADKVFQWIKFHAEKGETKKVEKPDKPDKPEKHESKPESRPQPQPQPQLAKAAAPVPSKKVEPDSDSRPVASAAPADAASARNTALTTTAAPSVPTPPAFTGRIPEVVAMAAPATAPTVGTPAAPAQQPEPEPAPLPEEDTPLRLISKVDPEYPRALLSQQRNGAVLVKFVVQTDGSVDAVEAIKSPDRKLSAAAVTAVKQWRFAPVNKPRAVSVEIGFQME; from the coding sequence ATGTTCAGTCGTTCTCGCAGGGTCGTCGGACCCATCTGTCTGTCGGTGTGCTTGATGCTGGCGGGTGGGAGCGTGCATGCGCAGTCGACCGGTGCCAGCGCGCCCGGTGCGGCCGGCGCGGCGGCGGCCGATCCCAAGGCACAGCCCTTGAGCGATGTCGAGCGCGCCAAGCGCGATGCCGACAAGGTCTTCCAGTGGATCAAGTTCCACGCCGAGAAGGGGGAGACCAAGAAGGTCGAGAAGCCCGACAAGCCCGACAAGCCCGAGAAGCACGAGAGCAAGCCGGAGTCCAGGCCTCAGCCGCAACCGCAGCCGCAATTGGCCAAGGCGGCAGCACCGGTGCCGAGCAAGAAGGTGGAGCCCGACAGCGACAGCCGCCCGGTGGCGAGTGCTGCCCCGGCGGATGCGGCGTCCGCGCGCAACACCGCCCTCACCACCACCGCCGCGCCATCGGTGCCGACCCCACCCGCCTTCACCGGACGGATTCCCGAGGTGGTGGCCATGGCTGCCCCGGCCACCGCGCCCACGGTTGGCACGCCCGCCGCACCGGCCCAGCAGCCGGAGCCGGAACCCGCGCCGCTGCCGGAGGAAGACACACCCTTGCGCCTGATCAGCAAGGTGGATCCGGAATACCCCCGTGCGCTGTTGTCGCAGCAGCGCAATGGCGCGGTGTTGGTGAAGTTTGTCGTTCAGACGGATGGCTCGGTCGATGCGGTGGAGGCGATCAAGTCGCCGGACCGCAAGCTCAGCGCAGCCGCCGTGACGGCGGTGAAGCAATGGCGTTTCGCGCCAGTGAACAAGCCTCGGGCGGTCAGCGTCGAAATCGGCTTCCAGATGGAGTGA